Proteins found in one Brachypodium distachyon strain Bd21 chromosome 5, Brachypodium_distachyon_v3.0, whole genome shotgun sequence genomic segment:
- the LOC100830166 gene encoding flowering-promoting factor 1-like protein 4 gives MTGVWVFEDGILRRAESEAPGSSRAARPGKVLVHVPSSEVVTSYDVLERRLGELGWERYLNDPCLLQFHQRSTVHLISVPRDFARIKLVHMYDIVVKTRNIFQVRDA, from the coding sequence ATGACTGGGGTGTGGGTGTTTGAGGACGGCATCCTGAGGCGGGCGGAGAGCGAGGCTCCTGGGAGCAGCCGGGCAGCACGGCCGGGGAAGGTGCTGGTGCATGTGCCGAGCAGCGAGGTTGTGACCTCGTACGACGTCCTGGAGCGGCGTCTCGGGGAGCTCGGGTGGGAGCGCTACCTCAACGACCCTTGCCTTCTGCAGTTCCACCAGCGCTCCACGGTGCACCTCATCTCCGTGCCCCGCGACTTCGCCCGCATCAAGCTCGTCCATATGTACGACATCGTCGTCAAGACCCGCAACATCTTCCAGGTCCGCGACGCCTAG